CATAAAGCACCGTGTCGCCAACTTTTACATTGATTTCTTCTTTGTTAGAGCCAATCGCTATAACTGTTCCAATATTTGTTTTTTCTTTGGCATTTTCTGGTATATAAAGTCCTGAAATTGTTTTACTCTCAGCTTCTTTGATTTTTATTAAAACTCTATCAGCTAAAGGCTTAATATTTTTCATTTCAAACATCTCCTTATCTTAATAATATTAAATATACGAAAAAATTTAGAGTTGAGTCAATATATTTATATAGTGCTTGAAAATTAAATTAATTTTCAAGATAATTTGGTATTAGAA
The nucleotide sequence above comes from Borrelia maritima. Encoded proteins:
- the groES gene encoding co-chaperone GroES; translated protein: MKNIKPLADRVLIKIKEAESKTISGLYIPENAKEKTNIGTVIAIGSNKEEINVKVGDTVLYEKYAGAAVKIENKEHLILKAKEIVAIIEE